The DNA region TTTAAGAAAcataatttatataaataaatctacaTGATGTTACACAGGACGTACCATGACAGCAGAGAAGTACATGCTGGTGACTCCatacatgatgatgaagatccTGGCATCAGACAGGTTGTTGAAACAGTAATAAAGACCAACTGAAAACGAGAGGATAAAAACCCATCAGTCAAAAcaacatcagcatcatcagTGGAGTGTTGGAGCAGCATCCATCTCttgttactctgtgtgtttctgttgactGAACACTTTACCTGGGAACATAAAGACCAGCAGCTGGAGGTCAAAGTAGTATGAGGACCAGGTGGTGGGCTGATGCTCAGAGACAGAGGCGATGATGGGGATGTTGTTCTTGGCGTAGGAGGGGTCCAGCAGGGAGTAGAAACGACCGGTCCATGGAGAGATCTTACctaaggagaagaaaggaaatatacTTTAGGTGAGTCATGATCCAAGGCAATGAAATTCCAAAGAATTTAAAATGGGAGTATCTTTAATAttcaaatttaacttaaaaatataaataaactcatGTCAGTATGTGTTTAAatcaatatgtaatatgtatttAGGTCAGATAGCACTAGAAGTCCAGGAACACTGTGTCCAAACCCCAAACTGCAGCACTGATCACTCAGCCTCCTTTTACTGTTGGCCCGCTATTCTTTACTTTCCATTTGTGCACAAAAATATCTATCATATCTGATACTGTGATGTTACATCAGCACATTGAACATGAGATTGACTACTGTTAGccaacacatttataaatacTTATAAATAAGTATTACAATTGTAATTCCAGCATTTGATTAGTATATATTTTGTactatttaaattatattcCAACAGACTTTAAGTCAACCTATGCCGATGTATTAACTGGTGCATTTACCCGTCAGCATGAGGACAGCGCCCACAGACAGCAGGATGAAGCCCACCAGTGAGATGACGCTCTTGAACAGCACCTCGAACTGCTGGGCGTTGAGTTTGCTGCGTAGGTAGTCCACGAAGGCGTGAATCTGGCACAAACCAAACACGCCGAAAGCTGCCATGTGCTCTGATGACTGAACCGGCTAGTAGAAGAAGGGAAGCAGAAACAGAACAGAGTCAGCCCTCTTTTGCCCTCCATCATGTGACAGTGACTTGTTTATCTTCTTTGGTCTTGATGACATTTTGACCTTCATCATAGTTAATCCTAAAACCACATTGCTTTGGACTAAAATGTCCTGTGAGCTGAGGCATGACCCATCTAACTTATACGAATAACTGATGTGACATAACGTCATCTTACCTGGAAACCAACAAATGAGATCTGCATGGAGAGGATGGTGCCCAGGCAGTAGACTGTGCAGTAAGCCACGTAGATACGGTGCGAGAATCGTCCTGTGAGCATCAGAACCAGGACGTGGAGCGGGATCAGGTTGATCAGGAACACGTAGCCACCCCAGGAGGAaacctacatacacacaaacactttatgACCTCTGCATGCTCTGAATCCAGTCAGCAAAGCATGCATTTATAAATCTCCTCCACTCCTATCTGCATCATCTGCTCACCATGTAGAAGTAGGCCAGAGCGCACATGGAGGACCAGTACACTGAGCCGGTTTTGACAGCCTTGATCCACATGTAGTAGGTCAACAGCATGCAGAAAATGGCAATACCTAAgaagtagagcagagagagatTTGAGAAACAATCTTTTTGTGATATTTACATGATGATATATTATTACCATGCACTTTAGGTGTGTACCTTCATTGTCATAGGAGCCAGCAACAGAACGAGAGATATAACCAGGCACCACAGCGATCATGGCTGCAGCCAAGAGCCCAGCACCTGCATCCTAGAGAGACAAGAGGCTGTTTAGCGGCAGAAATGTgtacttatatacacacacagcactaaAAAGCATGAACATGACCTCTCACAAACGAGattatgtttagttttattaagAACTGTTAACAAATTCATGATGTTTCCTACCTTCAGTTCCTTGGTGAAGTGGTAGGTGACAATGGCAGTGAAGGAGGAGAATAAGGGAGCCAGGAAGACGCAGACGTTACGGATGTCAATggtgatgtggaaaaaatgtaGGACGTGGTACAGGACGGCAGAGGTGATCATCAGTCCTGGTgacagagaggtgagagagagagtggaaaaCAGGTGTTCCAGTCAGGTTTGCAGACAATATACTGTtgcaaaataaaattaacacaCCTATATTTGTCTACTGATTCCTACCTGGATAAATGGTGCCACCAATGATTCTCCCAAGAGGATACCATGCTCTATCATCAAACCAGTTGTGAAACTTATAAAATCCTTCTTCTGCCAGGAAGCGGGTGGTACGGTAGTTGAAGTACCTGAGGGTGAAGTGAAGGTGAGACTTTACTTTAAGGAAAGGTAAACCAATTAACAACACTTGCAAGTAACTGTGACACAAGCAGCACTTACGGATCAAACTCATGGATCACACTTTCAAACCTCAAGACAGAAAAGAGTCTAGTTGAGAAcgctgaggaggaggaaaaagcaTATAaggtgatgtgtttttaatattggGGAGAAAACTGTTGTTTCTGCAAAGAAGATGTAATACATAGGAAGCAGGGGACTCACAGAGGACAGCAGCCATAGACAGGATGAGCAGCTTCAGCAGCGTGTCCTGCTTCTCATAGGACAAACGCAAGAAGCCCAGCTTGGTCATTTCGGCGAGGTTTAGGGACAGCTCACCGTACTACCTGAGGGAGGAGAAGTCAGAAAGGAGTTTATAAACAGGACAGCTGTGGAGCAAAGCACCGCAGGGATATCTAGCTCTGCTTTCACTGTATTAATAGAAGTTTCATTATTAGAATAAACTTAGgctaagtgagaaaatgttTGCAGGTCTTGTGTGAGGAGGAAACTTCCATGTTCAGCCCAACCAGAAGAGGCCACGCACTAAGATGTGGCgtcaggaagcaggaagcacCCACTCTGGGAAAGCTCTCCAGAGGTTTGTCAGAAGCCTCTCTTATTCACATTTTGCATGAAGTATATTGCAcatagaaaacaataaaattataaatcTGACCACAGCTCTGATTAATGCTAATTTTGAAGGCGGCACCAACAGAGCGAGCCTTAACTGACTGACTTAACTTGACACAACCAACAAAGCAACAGCTAATATGTATCAACCAGCTATCAGCACGCATCATGTGCATATTGATAATTAAAGCAACATAGATTAAACAACCTCTTAAAGCTTGTCGGTATCAGGCCGGCTCTGTTGATGCTGCTTCCTTTCAGTTTTAGCATTAAGTGTGTAAGCAGCTAGCTTAGCGAGGCTAACCTGCTCGGTTAGCAGCTGTACAATGAAAAGTCCAGCATTAATAAGAGAATAGCAGTGTGCCCCTCACATGTCAAAGCAGCAGAACAGcctgaaataaaaacaggtgcGTTTACCTGAGCTACAAGgcttaatatttaatgttcataAAGACTCACCCTGCTCCGCTACTGTAACTCATACACTTTCCACGCACAACCTTCACCGTGAGCTAAGCCCGCCCCAATCACGCCATGGTACACGTTTATTGGCTGATCGTCAGTCAAAAGTAATCCCACATAAATCTGATTGGTTCTCCGGCTGTCATTCAACTCCAGTTCCCTACCTTGCCGCTGTAGTGTAGTGACGTGTCCTTAGTGAGGAAAGGCGAGGTGTCGCCCCCTAGTGGTTCAAGAGTAACGCAACAATCAGATTTCATGTCTTTCCAGTGGTGCTACTTCATGacaaacatgaaaacagcaAATATCTATTGTAATATTAACAAATATAactgttattaatattaattctaTGACAGTTACATTAA from Scomber japonicus isolate fScoJap1 chromosome 13, fScoJap1.pri, whole genome shotgun sequence includes:
- the stt3a gene encoding dolichyl-diphosphooligosaccharide--protein glycosyltransferase subunit STT3A; the protein is MTKLGFLRLSYEKQDTLLKLLILSMAAVLSFSTRLFSVLRFESVIHEFDPYFNYRTTRFLAEEGFYKFHNWFDDRAWYPLGRIIGGTIYPGLMITSAVLYHVLHFFHITIDIRNVCVFLAPLFSSFTAIVTYHFTKELKDAGAGLLAAAMIAVVPGYISRSVAGSYDNEGIAIFCMLLTYYMWIKAVKTGSVYWSSMCALAYFYMVSSWGGYVFLINLIPLHVLVLMLTGRFSHRIYVAYCTVYCLGTILSMQISFVGFQPVQSSEHMAAFGVFGLCQIHAFVDYLRSKLNAQQFEVLFKSVISLVGFILLSVGAVLMLTGKISPWTGRFYSLLDPSYAKNNIPIIASVSEHQPTTWSSYYFDLQLLVFMFPVGLYYCFNNLSDARIFIIMYGVTSMYFSAVMVRLMLVLAPVMCILSGIGVSQVLTTYMKNLDVSRPDKKSKKQQDSTYPIKNEVASGMILVMAFFLITYTFHSTWVTSEAYSSPSIVLSARGGDGSRIIFDDFREAYYWLRHNTPEDAKVMSWWDYGYQITAMANRTILVDNNTWNNTHISRVGQAMASTEERAYEIMRELDVSYVLVIFGGLTGYSSDDINKFLWMVRIGGSTDTGKHIKEHDYYTPTGEFRVDREGSPVLLNCLMYKMCYYRFGQVYTEAKRPPGYDRVRNAEIGNKDFELDVLEEAYTTEHWLVRIYKVKDLDNRGLSRT